In Chanodichthys erythropterus isolate Z2021 chromosome 18, ASM2448905v1, whole genome shotgun sequence, the following are encoded in one genomic region:
- the styx gene encoding serine/threonine/tyrosine-interacting protein yields MDEGNKLQFPSLPAAKEEQLDWAYPMRREMQEILPGLFLGPYSAAMKSKLSMLEKQGITHIVCVRQDIEANFIKPNFPHKFRYLVLDIADNPVENIIRYFPMTKEFIDGCLETGGKVLVHGNAGISRSAALVIAYLMETFGVKYRDAFSHVQERRFCINPNVGFVHQLQEYEAIYLAKLTIKMMSPIQLGRSFSIQAGMPGSLKRTLEEDEDFGSMQVTAAQNG; encoded by the exons ATGGACGAAGGGAATAAACTCCAGTTCCCGTCCCTGCCCGCCGCCAAAGAAGAGCAGCTG GACTGGGCATATCCAATGAGAAGAGAGATGCAG gAAATCCTCCCAGGCTTGTTTCTTGGACCCTATTCGGCTGCTATGAAGAGTAAG CTCTCAATGCTGGAGAAGCAGGGCATAACTCACATTGTGTGTGTCAGACAAGACATTGAGGCCAACTTTATAAAGCCAAACTTTCCCCACAAATTTAG GTACCTTGTTTTAGATATAGCAGATAACCCTGTGGAAAATATAATTAGATATTTCCCAATG ACTAAAGAATTTATTGATGGATGTTTAGAGACAGGGG GAAAGGTACTTGTTCATGGAAATGCAGGGATATCAAGAAG cGCTGCCTTAGTTATTGCCTACCTAATGGAGACATTTGGTGTAAAATACAG AGATGCCTTTAGTCATGTACAGGAGAGACGATTTTGTATTAATCCCAATGTTGGCTTTGTTCATCAGCTACAG GAATATGAAGCAATATATCTCGCAAAGCTAACCATCAAGATGATGTCACCCATTCAGTTGGGCAGGTCTTTCTCCATCCAAGCTGGGATGCCAG GAAGCCTAAAGCGAACACTAGAAGAGGATGAAGATTTCGGGAGTATGCAAGTTACAGCAGCACAAAATGGATAG